In bacterium, a single window of DNA contains:
- a CDS encoding ATP-binding protein, translating to MRQNLLKFSWIILPLLLIALTTLTLLFDIGAGREAVQQFAGEQEDLLHSAVYGITEAFNDLSNSISVLAHPEVARGPAELRAAMAAVYEHSQLRGSKSFLHIAFYDETGGAAIVYPPGSTAPALPSDNRSPAQSDGVSVSLAPTQDQACIVTVSIPVRSTVIGGRIVGYLDLTRALSSGRDEGGYLSGIIRSGATCYVLDGSGVILQGPEEARGFARGVARFAGGVARFARFARLNPRLSSLAGPARAPGSRGLRGLGGIAEAEDPRSALVSIFVNNGYGGLFRMTLADTHREAVGVLRPFELGGHRLELLSLKDSDAVIAPAKSAQRRYSFALAGFFLLLMAGGVLYWRHNIIRLKKEREETDLEARELEMVGLTSIREISQAITRELELSQLLDLLCGKISEALGLAGLQVLAPAEGLAKGREVSYHLLASHFSDELKRALGRRRGGGGEGAKPLGNPLFPGESLQRVMDDVVERMRTTGRSLRLGHETGRTESRPGKPSEASYAPGKTAPEGKIREAGEDGGSTQTPSDLKPLWDDALKSARGVGIAELVISPLESKDHFEGVAVFLPSRGGIPLELYETFAANLAQAIQGARSIEHQKKTLEELDQAYGRLRAFSRIGAEIVLQKNFYKIGQTIVDAITTHSTFSRAVLSLVEGDEMRRVAFSNLTQEEREDLQQRRPFSQEDLERIKTNARKISHSYYLPAALVRGTIGEQGLISTRTREEFIDWDPNDFFFVPLDGPMGMLGVIFAPTEATIQPLESFAHLAAQAITTSKLRWELERSQNDYRNLFREATDALFVLDEDQKVVASNRQFSTLAGEPGEDFIGTSFLDLVMPDWRAAVKRAFERVRSGLGRQDLEFHLQSRSGPSRTVAMSVEAKAFPRNVTGADLGFSSIVDGDTGEARPTLREVMDPKTDLDLATDGGYIRYQGSLRDITAAKEAERELMRRQEQLKIINTLGRLALSSFDLEPLFRKTVNAIHQSLGYDNVSLFMQDAETDELVLEAQSGIFDVLVGRGYRVPVTEGVVGWTARSGVTRYVPDTSKDPHYIMPAGIFEIGAELAIPLLVEGEVKGVLDLETTQTEAFDPADISALETVADQLSQAIHNINLYQELRERALALALANEELLKVDKMKSDFVSMVSHELNTPVTVIKGYAQLMAGRVIGEVNEKQQDILETIIEKADHLSRLIIELLDLLKIETGQYTPEFSTFNLTKLLEELFVEQSKYLDIPRMSLVLELPKQPIILDVDLAKIRTVFIHLLSNANKFTIGEGTVTISCEEAEDLYRFTVADTGIGIPEVEYGRIFERLYQVDSTLTRHYGGTGLGLAVTRAIIERHNGRIWVESELGEGSRFIFTLPRDTGSPVIPA from the coding sequence ATGCGGCAAAACCTCCTAAAGTTCAGCTGGATAATTCTCCCGCTCCTCCTCATCGCGTTGACCACCCTGACCCTGTTGTTCGACATCGGGGCCGGCCGGGAGGCGGTGCAGCAATTCGCCGGGGAACAGGAGGACCTCCTGCACTCGGCGGTTTACGGTATAACCGAGGCCTTCAACGACCTCTCCAATTCCATCTCGGTTCTGGCCCACCCCGAGGTCGCGCGGGGTCCGGCCGAGCTCCGAGCGGCCATGGCGGCCGTTTATGAGCATTCCCAGTTGCGCGGCTCCAAGAGCTTCCTCCACATCGCCTTCTACGACGAGACCGGCGGCGCAGCCATCGTCTACCCCCCCGGTTCCACCGCCCCAGCCTTACCCTCGGACAACCGATCCCCGGCGCAGTCCGACGGGGTGAGCGTGTCCCTAGCCCCAACTCAGGACCAGGCCTGCATCGTCACCGTGAGCATTCCGGTACGCAGTACGGTCATTGGGGGTCGGATCGTCGGGTATCTAGACCTCACCCGTGCCCTATCCTCGGGGCGGGACGAGGGCGGTTATCTCTCGGGGATCATCCGCTCGGGGGCGACCTGTTACGTCCTCGACGGATCGGGCGTCATACTCCAAGGTCCCGAGGAGGCAAGGGGTTTCGCTAGAGGCGTAGCTCGGTTCGCCGGGGGCGTAGCTCGCTTCGCTCGGTTCGCTCGGTTAAACCCCCGTCTTTCGTCTCTAGCGGGCCCCGCGCGAGCGCCCGGGAGTCGCGGCCTACGGGGTTTGGGCGGCATTGCGGAGGCGGAGGATCCACGGTCGGCGCTCGTTTCCATCTTCGTAAACAACGGCTACGGCGGTCTCTTCCGCATGACCCTGGCCGACACGCACCGTGAGGCGGTGGGCGTCCTGCGCCCCTTCGAGCTCGGGGGGCACCGCTTGGAGCTCCTGAGCCTCAAGGACTCCGACGCGGTCATCGCGCCGGCGAAGAGCGCCCAGAGACGGTACTCCTTTGCGCTGGCGGGGTTCTTCCTCCTCTTGATGGCGGGCGGCGTCCTATACTGGCGCCACAACATCATCCGCCTGAAAAAAGAACGGGAGGAGACTGATCTCGAGGCTCGGGAACTGGAAATGGTCGGCCTGACGAGCATAAGGGAGATAAGCCAGGCCATCACCCGGGAGCTCGAGCTGTCGCAGCTCCTGGACCTCCTTTGCGGGAAGATATCCGAGGCTCTGGGGCTGGCCGGTCTGCAGGTTCTCGCGCCGGCGGAAGGGCTCGCCAAAGGGCGAGAAGTGTCGTACCACCTGCTGGCGAGCCACTTCTCGGACGAGCTCAAGCGGGCTCTGGGCCGGCGGAGAGGCGGGGGCGGCGAGGGTGCCAAGCCCCTCGGCAACCCCCTCTTCCCGGGCGAATCGCTCCAGCGGGTGATGGACGACGTCGTGGAGCGGATGAGGACGACGGGACGTTCTCTGCGTCTGGGTCACGAAACGGGGCGAACCGAGTCACGCCCCGGCAAACCGAGCGAAGCGAGCTATGCCCCTGGTAAAACTGCGCCCGAAGGGAAAATCCGGGAGGCGGGGGAGGATGGGGGGAGCACACAAACCCCCAGCGACCTCAAACCCCTGTGGGACGACGCCCTCAAGTCGGCTCGGGGGGTCGGGATAGCGGAGCTCGTCATCTCCCCCTTGGAGTCGAAGGACCACTTCGAGGGGGTGGCGGTGTTCCTGCCGTCTAGGGGAGGGATTCCCCTGGAGCTCTACGAGACCTTCGCCGCGAACCTCGCCCAGGCGATTCAGGGCGCGCGCAGCATCGAGCACCAGAAGAAAACGCTCGAGGAGCTGGATCAGGCGTATGGGCGGCTGAGGGCCTTCTCGCGCATCGGCGCCGAGATCGTGCTCCAGAAGAATTTTTACAAGATAGGACAGACGATCGTGGACGCCATCACCACTCACTCGACGTTCTCGCGAGCGGTTCTGTCTCTCGTCGAGGGGGATGAGATGAGGAGGGTGGCGTTCTCAAACCTGACGCAGGAGGAGAGAGAGGATCTCCAACAAAGGCGGCCGTTCAGCCAGGAGGACCTGGAGAGGATAAAGACGAACGCCAGAAAGATCAGCCACTCGTACTACCTGCCCGCGGCGCTGGTTCGGGGGACCATCGGCGAGCAGGGATTGATCTCGACCCGCACGCGGGAAGAGTTCATAGACTGGGACCCCAACGATTTCTTCTTCGTGCCCCTCGATGGGCCCATGGGGATGCTGGGGGTCATATTCGCCCCCACCGAGGCGACGATCCAGCCGCTGGAGTCCTTCGCCCATCTGGCGGCCCAGGCCATCACCACGTCCAAGCTGCGCTGGGAGCTGGAGCGCTCGCAGAACGATTACCGCAACCTCTTCCGCGAGGCCACCGACGCGCTCTTCGTCCTCGATGAGGATCAGAAGGTCGTGGCCTCCAACCGCCAGTTCTCCACCCTGGCCGGCGAGCCGGGGGAGGACTTCATCGGGACGAGCTTTCTGGACCTCGTGATGCCGGACTGGCGGGCCGCGGTTAAGCGCGCCTTTGAACGGGTGAGGTCGGGTCTGGGGCGTCAGGATTTGGAATTCCACCTGCAATCGCGCTCCGGACCGTCGCGCACCGTCGCCATGAGCGTCGAAGCCAAGGCCTTCCCCCGCAACGTGACCGGCGCGGACCTGGGTTTTTCCTCCATCGTAGACGGGGACACCGGCGAGGCGCGGCCTACGCTGCGGGAGGTGATGGACCCCAAGACGGACCTCGACCTGGCGACGGATGGGGGTTACATCCGCTACCAGGGGTCCCTGCGCGACATCACCGCCGCGAAGGAGGCCGAGCGCGAGCTCATGCGCCGACAGGAGCAGCTCAAAATCATCAACACCCTCGGACGGCTGGCGCTGTCCTCCTTCGACCTGGAACCTCTGTTCCGTAAAACCGTGAACGCCATCCACCAGTCCCTGGGTTACGACAACGTCTCCCTCTTCATGCAGGACGCCGAGACGGACGAGCTCGTCCTGGAGGCCCAATCGGGCATCTTCGACGTGCTGGTCGGCCGGGGTTACCGGGTCCCCGTCACCGAGGGCGTCGTGGGGTGGACGGCCCGGTCCGGCGTCACCCGCTACGTCCCCGACACCTCGAAAGACCCCCACTACATCATGCCCGCCGGCATCTTCGAAATCGGGGCGGAGCTCGCGATTCCCCTCCTCGTCGAGGGGGAGGTCAAGGGGGTGCTCGACCTCGAAACGACGCAAACCGAAGCCTTCGATCCGGCGGATATCTCCGCCCTGGAGACGGTCGCCGATCAGCTCTCCCAGGCGATACACAACATCAACCTCTACCAGGAGCTGCGCGAACGCGCCCTGGCGCTCGCCCTGGCCAACGAGGAGCTCTTGAAGGTGGACAAGATGAAGTCCGACTTCGTCTCCATGGTCTCCCACGAGCTCAACACCCCGGTCACCGTCATCAAGGGCTACGCCCAGCTCATGGCCGGTCGCGTCATCGGCGAGGTCAACGAGAAGCAGCAGGACATCCTGGAAACCATCATTGAAAAAGCCGACCACCTGAGCCGTCTCATCATCGAGCTGTTGGACCTCTTAAAAATCGAAACCGGCCAGTACACCCCGGAGTTCTCGACCTTCAACCTGACCAAACTTCTGGAGGAGCTCTTCGTCGAGCAGTCGAAGTACCTCGACATCCCGCGGATGAGCCTGGTCCTGGAGCTTCCCAAGCAACCGATCATCCTCGACGTGGACTTGGCGAAAATCCGGACCGTCTTCATCCACCTTCTTTCCAACGCCAACAAGTTCACCATCGGCGAGGGCACGGTGACCATCTCCTGCGAGGAGGCCGAGGATCTTTACCGATTCACGGTCGCCGACACCGGTATAGGCATTCCCGAGGTCGAGTACGGGCGCATCTTCGAGCGTCTGTACCAGGTGGACTCGACGCTCACCCGCCACTACGGCGGAACGGGCCTGGGCCTCGCGGTGACCAGGGCCATCATCGAACGCCACAACGGCCGCATCTGGGTGGAGTCGGAGCTCGGCGAGGGCAGCCGCTTCATCTTCACTTTGCCGAGGGACACGGGCTCTCCCGTGATACCGGCGTAA
- a CDS encoding DUF1925 domain-containing protein: MPVVFHLHQPVGNFPGTFEYAYRRSYEPLVGALSASGLKFNLHISGALLDWLLVNRRPFVELLRSLVADGRLEILGGGYYEPILPMIPSGDRHRQLTRLFSRVEEIFGRPRGAWLAERVWEPELAADLVRAGYRYTLLDHRHFLDLGWQPDDMHAIFSTEHDGETLAVFPIDEPIRYLIPWEEPERTVEYLAGCRPIAPTGRAVVVVMSDAETMGLWPARQGTTYDLCYRDGWMARFLDGLSTPPWIETVLLSEALEQEPPRSLVYLPTASYDRMGVWALPTEARSRLESLPGRLVHAGLAPELRLEVERFTRGTHWRNFLVKYPAAGRLHLAYLYTRDRLTGVEDVLEPAEADRLLDLLDAAAVNDVYWHGLFGGVYYHFLRHHCYRCLAEVLARLDRGARRRVALCDYERLGRSGVVASDPAQTVVLDHGGAVLDWLSKAPPAGLAGGFTRIAEPYHRGDERGFTVDRARRGFCRLVVMPGKAASERLVAGKGEALFPELAGPEVRGSRVGFAGSVPVGRGRVEVELVYSFVRGGWGCEVKVVNPGPRPVSLTLALDSSPSPPSGPSDLELTFRSAGSPGAVPLGVTRRDGRGSVASWSLTDRRVGLTVKSEAEPVADLWSSPVITVEGTEAGIKRSWQGLQLVWAWSVRLAPGEERRMEARFTLSPGGAP; this comes from the coding sequence GTGCCGGTCGTTTTTCACCTGCACCAACCTGTCGGCAACTTTCCCGGAACCTTCGAGTACGCCTATCGTCGGAGCTACGAGCCACTCGTCGGGGCGCTTTCGGCGAGCGGATTGAAGTTCAACCTCCACATCTCCGGGGCGCTTCTGGACTGGCTTTTAGTCAACCGGCGCCCATTCGTCGAGCTTCTGCGTTCGCTCGTCGCCGACGGTCGGCTGGAGATTCTGGGTGGAGGTTACTACGAGCCGATTCTGCCTATGATCCCCTCCGGGGACCGCCACCGGCAGCTCACCCGGCTCTTTAGTCGCGTGGAGGAGATCTTCGGCCGCCCACGGGGCGCCTGGCTGGCCGAGCGGGTTTGGGAGCCGGAGCTGGCCGCCGACCTGGTCCGGGCCGGGTACCGCTACACCCTGCTGGACCACCGGCATTTCCTCGATCTGGGTTGGCAACCCGATGATATGCACGCCATCTTCTCCACGGAGCACGACGGTGAGACCCTGGCGGTCTTCCCGATAGACGAGCCCATCCGGTATCTCATTCCCTGGGAGGAGCCGGAGCGGACCGTGGAGTACCTGGCGGGTTGCCGCCCAATCGCTCCCACCGGGCGCGCCGTCGTGGTCGTGATGAGCGACGCGGAGACGATGGGCCTCTGGCCCGCCCGACAGGGGACGACCTACGACCTTTGTTACCGCGATGGGTGGATGGCCCGTTTCCTGGATGGCCTCTCGACCCCGCCCTGGATCGAGACGGTGCTCCTCTCCGAGGCCCTGGAGCAGGAGCCGCCGCGAAGCCTCGTCTACCTCCCCACGGCCTCCTACGACCGGATGGGGGTCTGGGCCCTTCCTACCGAGGCCCGGAGCCGTCTGGAATCGCTTCCCGGGCGCCTCGTTCATGCGGGCCTGGCCCCGGAGCTCCGGCTGGAGGTCGAGCGTTTCACCCGGGGAACCCACTGGCGCAACTTTCTGGTGAAGTACCCCGCGGCCGGCCGCCTGCACCTGGCCTATCTCTACACCCGTGACCGCCTCACCGGCGTGGAAGACGTCCTGGAGCCCGCCGAGGCCGACCGTCTGCTGGACCTCCTCGACGCCGCAGCGGTGAACGACGTCTACTGGCACGGCCTTTTCGGCGGGGTGTACTATCACTTCCTGCGCCACCACTGCTACCGCTGCCTGGCCGAGGTGCTGGCCCGGCTGGACCGCGGCGCCCGCCGCCGGGTCGCCCTGTGCGACTACGAGAGGCTCGGTCGGTCCGGCGTCGTCGCGAGTGACCCGGCGCAGACGGTGGTGCTGGATCACGGGGGGGCGGTACTGGACTGGCTGTCCAAGGCCCCGCCCGCCGGTCTGGCCGGTGGATTCACCCGTATCGCCGAGCCCTACCACCGGGGCGACGAGCGCGGTTTCACCGTGGACCGGGCCCGGCGCGGATTCTGCCGGCTGGTCGTCATGCCCGGAAAAGCGGCTTCGGAGCGCCTCGTGGCCGGAAAAGGGGAGGCCCTCTTCCCCGAGCTCGCGGGCCCCGAGGTGCGCGGGTCCCGGGTCGGCTTCGCCGGGTCGGTTCCCGTCGGGCGGGGAAGGGTCGAGGTTGAGCTCGTGTACTCCTTTGTCCGGGGCGGGTGGGGTTGCGAAGTGAAAGTCGTCAACCCCGGCCCGAGGCCGGTATCGCTGACCCTGGCGCTGGATTCCTCCCCCTCGCCGCCCAGCGGACCCAGCGACCTCGAGTTGACCTTCCGTTCCGCGGGAAGTCCGGGAGCGGTTCCGCTGGGTGTAACCCGGCGCGACGGGCGCGGGTCCGTCGCCTCATGGTCGCTGACCGACCGCCGGGTGGGCCTTACCGTTAAAAGCGAGGCGGAGCCGGTCGCGGATCTCTGGTCATCTCCCGTAATTACGGTCGAGGGCACCGAGGCGGGGATAAAGAGGAGCTGGCAGGGGCTGCAGCTCGTCTGGGCCTGGTCGGTGCGGCTTGCGCCGGGCGAGGAGAGGCGGATGGAGGCGCGCTTCACCCTTTCCCCCGGCGGTGCTCCGTGA